The sequence ATGTATTGGAGCGGGGACTCACTAAGCAATATAACCAAATATATGCTTAAAAATAACCAAGTGCAAACCGCAATTCGTCACGCTGCTCAAGGTACATCAACGCAATGTTATTATTATCAAAATGCCCAATTAAAAGCAATCAATACATTATCCAAGTCTAGTCAATCCGAAATGGATACCACGAATCACTTTTACTATAAAGAGGATGGTTCTTTATTAAAAATAATTCAAACTTGGTCGACAGGTGGTTCAAGAGTAACTTTTTCGAATGAACGAATTGCATACAAAAAATTAGAAGAACGATTACTTGGAGAAATGAAAACAGCGATTCAAACATTTGTCGATGAGCATCCAGATGAAACCTTATTTTCTTTAGCCTTTTCAAGTTATACTGAGCACGGCGATTTATTTTTGAGTGCAGAAGTAGTCGAAAAGCTAAGTGACGATTTCCAAGCTGATGAAACGCCGGACTGGTCATACAGCGATTTTGGTTCTATGAACCTTATTATGCAGCCGCTGGATGAAGCTGAAACAGAGAAAGTAAGCATTAGCTTGGCAAAAGTCATCAAGCAAGTTGTTGAGGCAGAATGGTTTCAGACTATAACTAAGAATAAGGACTTCCGTTGCTACTTCTTTAATAATGAAGTAGAACATCGAGATGAAGATAATCAAAAAATAGCTAAAATACTAGACGGTGTTTCCTTCTTTAAATAAAAACAGAAAGCCTCTCAAACTATAATGAGAGACTTTCTGTTTTTTTATTTACGTTTCTTAACAACCTCTATAAATTCATCTAACGTTTCATGGGCTTTTATTTGCTCGTTACAAACATCGCTATCATAGCAAATGTAATTGCCATTTGTCGTATAAATACCATCACTCGAAGATTTTGTTTTCGCCATAAAGAGCGATACTTTGGAATGCGAGTGACAAATCGAACAAACGCCTTTTTGAATCTCTGTAGAAATAGTTCCTTGTACGCCAACCAAATTTCCGTCCTCGTAAGTCACGATATACTTACGCTGCTGAGCAATATCATTCCAACCGTAAAAAGTATAGTCGCGCAAATCCAGTTTAGACCAGGCGGGGATTTTTAATTTTTTCGTTTTCGCAAAAAGTTTTTTAAGTTTCACATCACTAGGCGGTGCGAAAGGAACCACATAGGCTTTTAACCCCTCTAAAAACGGCTCTGCGTCTTTAGTTGAAGTAATCGCATGGAGCTCGCTAAACAGGTCCTTATGCTCCTTTAGCACACTCTCCGGGAATAGCTCATTGATTTTCTCCTCTGTTAACGATTTTAACGCCTTCAAAGTCGAGGTATCATTCGCGGACCGGTATGCACGTGAGACATTTTCTAATTGTTTTTTGATAAAATTATATTGGTATGGTTCGATAAACTCTTTCATTATGATTCTCCTTTAATAGTTTAATGTTGGTTTAAACTAGCTGAAGGATTGAAGAGTTTATTTCACTCTTACTTTCTAAACAATCCTAAAGCCATTGTTAGAAAGTAGAGAGCAGTGCAATTTTGTTTGCATCTCTTTGATCACCACCTTGCCTTCATTATAATCTCTTCTGAATTGTTCGTCAATTCTCTTTTATGAATACTCTTTTAAAAACAGGGTAAACGAAAACTATTGGACATTAGAGAAAACATCCATGGGAGGAGAAAGTAAAATGAAAAAAGTAAAAGCAAGTGAAACACTCGTACAAACATTAAAAAATTGGGGTATCGACCACGTATACGGTTTACCCGGCGATTCGATTGACACCGTAGTTGATGCTTTACGAAAAGAACAAGAAGCAATCGAATTTATTCACGTTCGGCACGAAGAAGTGGCGACACTAGCCGCAGCAGCATATACCAAATTAACAGGCAAAATTGGTGTCGCATTATCTATCGGCGGTCCAGGAGCAATTCATCTTCTAAACGGGATGTATGACGCAAAAATGGACCACGTCCCAATGCTCGTACTCGCTGGACAAGTAACAACCGATGTATTAAATACCGGTTTTTTCCAAGAAGTCAATTTACCAGCGATTTTCGAAGATGTTGCCGTGTATAATAAACAAATTGATAATGCTGAAACACTCGCGGATGTGGTCGATGAAGCAATTCGCACGGCTTATAAAGAAAAAGGTGTCGCTGTCTTAACGATTCCAAACGATATCCCGTCACAAGTAATTAAAGCGAACCTCGAAGCAAAACCAGTGAAATTTGAACAAGAAAATCCAAAACTAGATGAAGCAGCAATACACGAAGCCGTAACACTGCTTGAAAAAGCGGAAAAACCAGTTATCTTAGCAGGATTAGGGACTAAACACGCTGGACCGGAATTAATGGCCTTCTCGGAAAAATTGAAAATCCCGATTATTCATTCCTTACCAGCAAAAACAATTGTTCCAGATAATCATCCAAATGCACTCGGAAACCTTGGTAAAATCGGAACTAAACCAGCATATGAAGCCATGCAAGAAACCGATTTACTATTAATGTTCGGGAATGATTACCCTTATAGCGATTATTTACCCAAAAAAGCAAACTGCATCCAAATCGATATTGACCCAGCCAAAATCAGCAAACGTTTCCCCGCAACAGTTGGTCTAGTAGGCGATGCCGCAGAAACCATCGGTAATTTAACCGCTAAAACTGCACCTGTAGAAGCACGTAAATTCCTTCAAGCATGTCAAGAAAATATGCAAGAATGGTGGAAATGGTTAGAAGAAGACATTGCACAAACAACCGATCCAATCGCCCCAGAAGTCGTGATGGCGAATATCCAAAAAATCGCGGATAAAGATGCCATTTTCTCTATCGACGTAGGAACTGCAACCGTTTGGAGCACTCGTTATTTGCACTTATCACCAGAAAATGACTTTATTGTTTCCGCATGGCTTGGCACCATGGGCTGCGGTTTACCAGGAGCGATTGCTGCCAAAAAAGCATTCCCAGACCGCCAAGCAATCGCCATCGTCGGTGATGGAGGATTTTCCATGGTTATGCAAGATTTTGTCACAGCAGTTGGTTTAAATATGCCAATGATTGTCGTTGTCTTAAATAACCAACAACTTTCATTCATTAAATACGAACAACAATCAGCTGGTGAACTAAACTACGCCATCGACCTACCAGATATTAATTACGCAAAATTCGCTGAAAGTTGCGGAGGAATTGGTTTCCGAGTAGAAAAAATAGCGGATCTAGAAGCTGCTTTCGAAAACGCTAAACTAGCAACTAAACCAGTAATCATCGACGTTTCTGTGGATAACGCAGCCGCTCCGCTACCTGGAAAAATCGTGATGGATGAAGCGCTCGGTTATACTAAATTCGAAATCCAGTCAGTTCTAGAAGACCATCGTTTCGCAAAAATGCCACCACTTAAAACTATTTTACGCAGATTTTTATAAATAATAAATAAAAAAATAACCTTATCACCCATTTTATGCTGATATTCGCTAACCATTATAATATTTTTTATTAAAACTAATTATTTTACGATAAAATATGGAGTTTTTTTAAAAAATATGAGATAATGAACTAGAATTAGAGAATAGGAGTGTGGAATGGGTGAATTTAATTAAAAATCGTAAATTGAAAACAAAATTAAGCATCAATATTGTTATAACGACCATCATGTTAATCGGACTTGGCGCGACTAGTTTCCTTGGCTTTCGTCATGTAGCAACACTTTCAGATAATATGGTTGATAATAATGTCGCACCAATGAAAGAAATCGCAAAAATTCAAACAAACATGGCGCAAATCAATATCGACATCCTGACCATGTTCGACACTATTAATGGAAAATCAACTCTTATAAAAGATATTGATAATCTTTATGCCGAGAATGACCAAGCAATTCATAATTTCAAAAAAGCCAATTTAACACCAGAAGACAAAAAGCAATTAGCGTATTTTGAAGAAAAACTAGCGGACATGAAATCAGCCGCATCTTCAGTAATTAGCGATACTTCAAGCGCATTAGACGACGCAGAACTACTTGGAGCGCAAAACAGATACTACCAAAATGTCAAAACAAAATTTGACGAGGCAACCAAACAATTAAACGTTTTAAATGACATGAACTACAAAGAAGTCGAAAATTCGTCTCAAGCAATTTCTGACTTTGGTGTAAAAATCAGTCTTATTTTCACAGCTGTTATTATCGCCGTGCTAATTTCACTATTCATTTTCAACGCCTATATTACCAGAGTGATTCTTAAAGGAATTCGTCACTTGCAAACAGCGGTACATAAAGTAGCGAGTGGTGATTTGTCTTACCGCAGCACATACAATGGTAGAGATGAATTAGGCGATATTACAAACGACTTAAATGAAATGAGCGAAAACCTCCGCCTAATGATTGAGGACGTCAAAAAAGCTTCCACAGATGTAAAATCTTCTAGTGATAACGTTATTATTAGTTCGGAAATTATTTCTGCAATGACAACAGAAATGGACATCGAAATGAAAATGATGGGTGAACAAATCCAAACCCAAATCGGCAGCATGAAAGAAAGTACGGATGCAATGGATCAAATGACTGGGGGCGTTCAAAATGTGGCTGAATACGCGCTTAAAGTATCTGATCTAACAAAAGACTCCGCAGAAAAAACGAATGATGGAATTGCCGTTATTAATAATCTAGTATCCCAAATGGATCGTATTAGCGGGGTTATGCGTTCAAGCACAGACGTTGTTTCGCAATTAGTTAACCGCGTTGGCGAAGTGGAAAAAGCGCTGGATACCGTTACAAATATCGCTGACCAAACCAACTTGCTTGCCCTAAATGCGGCAATTGAATCTGCTCGTGCCGGCGAACATGGCCGTGGGTTCGCAGTTGTAGCCGAAGAAGTCCGCAAACTAGCTGAACAATCACGTCTTGCGGTTGTTGACATTAATACTGTACTGAAAAAAATTCAAACAGAGTCAAAAACAACTATTGAAGTAATGAACACAGGTCTTTCTGAATCAGAAGCTGGTCAAAAAATCATTTCGGAAACAGAAGCAACCTTCACCGATTTACTCCACCGTGTCAACGATATTTCCGCTCAAATGCAAAATGTATCTCAAGAAACGGAAGAAATGGCGGCGGGGATTGAAGAAGTCAACACATCGATTAGCGACGTAACAGAAATTTCCAACCAAATCGGTGAAAAATCCACTGCTGCACTTGAATTCGCGGAAGTAAACAAAATGAAAGTAGACGAACTAGTCGTTATCTCTGAAGAAATGCAAAAAATTTCCGGTTCATTAGAAGGGTATATCGCCAACTTCAATACCGAAGTAAGCGAAGAAGCAATCGAAGCAACAGAAGAGTCAGAAGCAGAAACAAAAGATCCAGGAGAGCCAGTCCTAGCTGAGAATGTCTAGGAAGCTAGTACAATGCGAATTTGGATAAAATCACTGCTTGTCATTACAGCATGTATATTTAGTTTGACCCTTCTAAATACGAAATATACTTTTTATTCACCAACCGTCAAACTCGAAAGCGCCAAAGTCGTTTATAAATTAGACAACGAACCTTTTAATGTGAGATTAGATGTTCCGCTAGTGAATCAAATGGATGCGCCTGCGCTCTTTAATGGCTGTGAAGTAACTAGTTTAGCGATGCTCTTACAGTTCAATGGAAAGCAAGTAACCAAAAATGAGTTAGCGAATAATCTACCGACAACACCAATCGAACAAAATGGTTTACACGGTAATCCGGATAAAGCATTTGTCGGGAGCATTAGCGGCGATAGCCCTGGTCTTGGCGTGAATCATGCGCCTATGGCTAAACTGGCTGCTAAATATGTTAACGAAGCACATGTCCATGATATTAGTGGTAATAGTATTCAAGACATCATTACCGTACTCAGCACAGGTGCACCAGTTTGGATTATCACTACCACGGACTATCATGCACCCAAAAATTGGCAAACCGTCCAAACAAAAGAAGGTAAAAAGAAAATTACGTATTCGATGCACAGTGTAGTAATTACTGGGTTCGATAAAAATAATTTTTATATTAATGATCCATATGGATATAAAAATCGTGCTGTAAAAAGAAGCATCTTAGAAGAAGGCTGGTCTGCTATGGGAAAGCAAGCCATTTACCTAAGCCGCCCATAAAAAAATCGTTTGAAAGCATATCTCATGCTCTCAAACGATTTTTTATATTTTCTTCTTAATAAATATGACGACAGCAAGCGCGACAAGCACCACTCCTATAACAATCGGCCAAACCGAAAACGCGTCTCCAGTAGAAGGGAGAAGGGAAGCATTACTTGTATTTTCAAATGCGATAGCTGTACTTACTCGAAAATAAATGAATCCAAGTGAAATGAAAACAGCAATACTAGCAATTATTTTTTTTGTAAAAACCATTCAGCTCGCTCCTTTTTATATCATATCTATATTATTAGTCATTTGTTATTTTTTGTCAATGTATAGACCAATTTTAATCAAACGGCTATATATAATGCTTGACCTAGTATACATATTATTGTAAAATGAATTTGTTTCCTTGAAAAGTAGTGAAGGAGGATTGTACAATTAAATAGAAGCGCCAGAACTGATTGGGACGAAAATACTTGAAGGTGAAATCCCTGAAAAGTATCGGTCAGTTGACGAGGAGGAGATTAATCGAAATTTCGGCGGGAGTCTCCCGGCTGTGCATGCAGTCGTTAAGTCTTACTTACAAATCATTTGGGTGACCAAGTGGACAGAGTAGTAATGAAACATGTTTTTTTCCCTCCAAGGAAACCAAAAAATGTAGAGGGCTTGAAATTGGATAAGTCTGCCCTCAAGTTAATTATTGGAGGAATTTTATTATGTGTGGAATCGTTGGATATATTGGAACAAATAATGCAAAAGGCATTTTATTAGAAGGACTGGAAAAATTAGAATACCGCGGCTATGACTCTGCGGGAATCGCTTTGCAAAATAAGGATTTAGTAACAGTAGTCAAAGAAAAAGGACGGATTGCAGACCTTGCGAGCCTTGTACCAAGTGATGCATTCGGTACAACGGGAATCGGACATACACGCTGGGCAACGCACGGCAAACCAAATCACGAAAACGCCCACCCGCACCAAAGTACATCAGGCCGTTTTACAATGGTTCATAATGGTGTAATCGAAAACTATACCCTTTTAAAAGAAGAATACTTACAAAATCATTCATTTGTTAGTGATACGGATACAGAAGTAATCGTTCAGCTTATTGAATTTTTTGCAACAGAACTTCCTACTAAAGAAGCATTCAAAAAAACGTTATCGTTACTTCATGGTTCTTACGCAATCTGCTTAATTGACCAAACCGATACAGAAACACTTTACGCAGCAAAAAATAAAAGTCCATTATTAATCGGAAAAGGCGAAAACTTCAATGTTATCGCAAGTGATGCCATGGCTGTTCTTAAAGAAACAGACGAGTTCGTGGAAATTATGGATAAAGAAATCGTGATTGTGACCAAAGACGGCTTCACTTTAGAAACACTGGAAGGTGAAGAAATCACTCGAGCTAGCTACAAAGCAGAACTAGATGCATCCGACATCGAAAAAGGCACATACCCGCACTATATGTTAAAAGAAATTGATGAACAACCAGCTGTCACACGTAAAATCATTCAAGCTTACCAAAATGAAGCTGGCGAAATCAATGTCGATAAAACTATCATTGACGAAATTTTATCATCTGACCGCATTCATATCGTTGCATGTGGAACGAGTTATCATGCCGGTTTAGTTGGAAAAAATTTAATCGAAAAAATGGCGAAAATCCCTGTAGAAGTACATGTTTCCAGTGAATTTGCTTATAATTTGCCATTGATGTCTAAAAAACCATTGTTTATTTTTATTACACAAAGTGGTGAAACTGCCGACAGCCGTCAATGTCTTGTTAAAGTGAAAGAACTTGGGTACCGGACATTAACGTTAACAAACGTACCAGGTTCGACGCTAGACCGTGAAGCAGACCATTCGATGTATTTATACGCAGGTCCAGAAATCGCTGTCGCTTCAACAAAAGCCTATACAGCCCAAATTTCCGTGTTGGCCGTACTTGCAGTTTCCCTTGGTCGCGAAATTGGTGACGAAGAAGCACTTAACATGAATTTAGCTGCTGAATTAGGAATTGTAGCAACAGCAATGGAAGCAATGGTTTCTAGCAAAGAAGTAATTGAGCACATCGCTGGTGAATATTTAGCAACTTCTCGTAACGCGTTCTTCCTAGGTAGAAATATTGATTATTTCGTAGCGATGGAAGCTGCTCTTAAACTAAAAGAAATTTCTTATATTCAAGCGGAAGGTTTTGCTAGTGGCGAATTAAAACATGGAACAATCGCGCTTATCGAAGACGGAACACCAGTTTTAACGCTTATCACGCAAGAATCTATCAACTGGAATATTCGTGGAAATGTCAATGAAGTATTAGCGCGTGGAGCAAAAACTTGTGTATTCGCAATGGAAAACGTCGCACAACCAGGCGACCGCTTTGTTATTCCGCAAGTGCATCCATTATTAACACCACTGGCAAGCGTCATCCCGTGCCAACTACTAGCTTATTACGCAGCACTTCACCGTGATTGTGACGTCGACAAACCAAGAAACTTAGCAAAAAGTGTGACAGTAGAATAAACTTTTTCAAGACCTTTTCGAAACTAGGAAAGGTCTTTTTTTATGCAATCAATAAATTTGCACGAGCGCCTTGTTATGCTTTAAACTTAGAGAGGAATGGGGGAAATCAGCCAATGGAAGTATCACATGTAACGCTCGCACCAAATAAGGATAGTCGTCCCGCCGTTTTAACAATCGGCAAATTCGACGGGGTACATATCGGCCATCAGTCCATTTTAAATACAGCATTATCCATAAAAAAAGAAAATGAAATATTAACCGCTATCAGTTTCAGTCCACATCCACTTTGGGCTTTAAAACAAATCGACATATATCGCGAAATGCTCACACCAAGAATGGAAAAAGAACGCTGGCTCGCACATTACGGTGTTGATCATTTAATCGAAACAGCATTTACACCTAGGTATGCGGAAACGACGCCAGAAGAGTTTGTCAAAGACCATTTAACCAATTTAAATTTATCGCATATTGTCGTCGGTTCCGAATTTAATTTTGGTAAAGGGCGCGATTCTGACGTAGATTTACTTCGGGACCTATGCAAGCCTTATGATATAGGTGTCACATCCGTCCCAGTGATTGAAACGAATCAAACTAAAATAAGCTCCACCAACATTCGAGCGTTTATTCGTTGCGGACACTTTCAAGAAGCAGAAGAGCTCTTAGGCCATCCGTGGTATATTACTGGCACAGTAAAGAATGGCGAGATGATTGACTTAGAAGATTACGTTCTCCCGGCAACAGGCACGTATCAAACCGACTCAGGAATAGTAAACGTCACGAACCATCGCACTATCGAGGTTGAATTATCAGATGGATTGCAACAATTACATATGAAAAACGAACTTTCCTAATAACTAGGGAAGTTTTTTCTTTACATTTTATAAAATTAGTAATATACTAATTTAGTAAACTAATAAAATTTAAAAGGAGAAATCTCATGAAGATTCCAACTACCTTAAAACATAAACCAGTAATCGTTGTTGAAAATTATGAAGAAGTAGACGGCAAGAATGCTTACCACTCAGATGCTAAGGGGCTTTCGCTCGGACTTGCGCAGTGGAATGATCGCGGCAAAGTAGATATTTCCGCTAAAGTTTGGCGTCACACAGGTGATAAATGGTCGCGCCAATCTGAAGAACTTCCGCTACATCGTGTGCTCGACTTGGCAATTTTAATCGCTAGAACCAAAGTTCATTTTAAAGATGCTTACCGTTTACCTCATTTTTATGATAAAGAGAATCCCACGCTTGATCGTATTGGTTTGCAAGGAGATGCGCTGACTATTGCCGTTTGTGAAGATAACGAATATATTGATGAGGACATGCAATTATTCGAGCAAGCATTAAAAAACGACGATGAGCTACTCAGCGAACGCCTCAAAACACTAAGCAAACTATTACAAGAAGCAGGTTATTAAGGACGTGAAATAAATGAATAAAGATAATCGTAAAGAACTAATTCGTGCATACAAAGAAAAAGCCCCTGATGCCGGCGTTTACCGTTTTATCAGTACAAAAAGTGGTAAATACTTAATTGATAACACCATGGATTTAAAAGGAATCGCCAATAAACTTGCATTTGGAATAAAAATAGGAGCAGGAAACATGCTACCACCAGAAATGGCAAAAGAAGCAAGGGAACATGGAATTGACACAATTCAATTTGAAATTCTCGAAAAAGTAGATGTTAAACCTGAAATGACGAAAGAAGATATTAAAGAAGAAAACGATGTACTTCTTAGTTTATGGCTAGAACGCGAAGATATTTAAGACTTTTCCACGTGAAAGGTCTTGGAATTATGTGCCTAGCTAAAAAAATACAAACAATCTAAAGGAAACTTTAGGAAAGATGGATTGTAACAATTTGAGAAATCATTATAAGAAAGAAATCAGATAAAAAGACGATAAACATTAGTTTATCGTCTTTTTGTATTCTGGAATTATTAACTGTTTTTTCTCCATAAAATGATGGTTGAAGCTAAAAGGGATAGGCCTGTTAGTGTTGAAACTAAAGGATTAGTGTCTCCTGTTTTAGGTAGTTTCGGCTTATTTGCAGCGCTTATTTCTGTTGGAGCAGAAGATGTATTATTCGGCTTTACACTTAATGTAGAGCCTTTTTTTAGTAAATCATTCTTTTTTTCATAAACATAGTCAATTGTTTGTTTTTTATCGGAGAATACCCCTTTTGCACTAGTGGGAGTTGATTTTAGTTTGTAACCTGAAATGGTTTCTGCTGAAACGGAAAAAGTGTCTCCAATATTTCCTTTTAATACTGTCTGGTCTGCTAGTTTTTCGCCGGTATCACTAATGTAATTAACTGTTACGGGTTCGGCGGGGATGAGTATTTTTCGGTAAATGTAATTAACTGTTTGCGCATTCGCTGTTAAATTTCCGCTGGCATTTGTAGGTGTGCTGACTAATGAATAACCATCAATTGTTTTTTCAAGAGATACATAAGGGTCATCAATAAATCCAGTAAATGTTTCGGACGGTGCTAGTTTTTTGCCTTTATCATCCACGTAATTAACAGTGACTGGCTCCGCGGGAACGGGATCTTTGGAATAAATGTATGTGACTATTTGTGGATCTTTCAAAAAAGTACCGTTC comes from Listeria monocytogenes and encodes:
- a CDS encoding FusB/FusC family EF-G-binding protein — its product is MKEFIEPYQYNFIKKQLENVSRAYRSANDTSTLKALKSLTEEKINELFPESVLKEHKDLFSELHAITSTKDAEPFLEGLKAYVVPFAPPSDVKLKKLFAKTKKLKIPAWSKLDLRDYTFYGWNDIAQQRKYIVTYEDGNLVGVQGTISTEIQKGVCSICHSHSKVSLFMAKTKSSSDGIYTTNGNYICYDSDVCNEQIKAHETLDEFIEVVKKRK
- a CDS encoding pyruvate oxidase; this encodes MKKVKASETLVQTLKNWGIDHVYGLPGDSIDTVVDALRKEQEAIEFIHVRHEEVATLAAAAYTKLTGKIGVALSIGGPGAIHLLNGMYDAKMDHVPMLVLAGQVTTDVLNTGFFQEVNLPAIFEDVAVYNKQIDNAETLADVVDEAIRTAYKEKGVAVLTIPNDIPSQVIKANLEAKPVKFEQENPKLDEAAIHEAVTLLEKAEKPVILAGLGTKHAGPELMAFSEKLKIPIIHSLPAKTIVPDNHPNALGNLGKIGTKPAYEAMQETDLLLMFGNDYPYSDYLPKKANCIQIDIDPAKISKRFPATVGLVGDAAETIGNLTAKTAPVEARKFLQACQENMQEWWKWLEEDIAQTTDPIAPEVVMANIQKIADKDAIFSIDVGTATVWSTRYLHLSPENDFIVSAWLGTMGCGLPGAIAAKKAFPDRQAIAIVGDGGFSMVMQDFVTAVGLNMPMIVVVLNNQQLSFIKYEQQSAGELNYAIDLPDINYAKFAESCGGIGFRVEKIADLEAAFENAKLATKPVIIDVSVDNAAAPLPGKIVMDEALGYTKFEIQSVLEDHRFAKMPPLKTILRRFL
- a CDS encoding methyl-accepting chemotaxis protein is translated as MNLIKNRKLKTKLSINIVITTIMLIGLGATSFLGFRHVATLSDNMVDNNVAPMKEIAKIQTNMAQINIDILTMFDTINGKSTLIKDIDNLYAENDQAIHNFKKANLTPEDKKQLAYFEEKLADMKSAASSVISDTSSALDDAELLGAQNRYYQNVKTKFDEATKQLNVLNDMNYKEVENSSQAISDFGVKISLIFTAVIIAVLISLFIFNAYITRVILKGIRHLQTAVHKVASGDLSYRSTYNGRDELGDITNDLNEMSENLRLMIEDVKKASTDVKSSSDNVIISSEIISAMTTEMDIEMKMMGEQIQTQIGSMKESTDAMDQMTGGVQNVAEYALKVSDLTKDSAEKTNDGIAVINNLVSQMDRISGVMRSSTDVVSQLVNRVGEVEKALDTVTNIADQTNLLALNAAIESARAGEHGRGFAVVAEEVRKLAEQSRLAVVDINTVLKKIQTESKTTIEVMNTGLSESEAGQKIISETEATFTDLLHRVNDISAQMQNVSQETEEMAAGIEEVNTSISDVTEISNQIGEKSTAALEFAEVNKMKVDELVVISEEMQKISGSLEGYIANFNTEVSEEAIEATEESEAETKDPGEPVLAENV
- a CDS encoding C39 family peptidase → MRIWIKSLLVITACIFSLTLLNTKYTFYSPTVKLESAKVVYKLDNEPFNVRLDVPLVNQMDAPALFNGCEVTSLAMLLQFNGKQVTKNELANNLPTTPIEQNGLHGNPDKAFVGSISGDSPGLGVNHAPMAKLAAKYVNEAHVHDISGNSIQDIITVLSTGAPVWIITTTDYHAPKNWQTVQTKEGKKKITYSMHSVVITGFDKNNFYINDPYGYKNRAVKRSILEEGWSAMGKQAIYLSRP
- a CDS encoding LPXTG cell wall anchor domain-containing protein; translated protein: MVFTKKIIASIAVFISLGFIYFRVSTAIAFENTSNASLLPSTGDAFSVWPIVIGVVLVALAVVIFIKKKI
- the glmS gene encoding glutamine--fructose-6-phosphate transaminase (isomerizing), with product MCGIVGYIGTNNAKGILLEGLEKLEYRGYDSAGIALQNKDLVTVVKEKGRIADLASLVPSDAFGTTGIGHTRWATHGKPNHENAHPHQSTSGRFTMVHNGVIENYTLLKEEYLQNHSFVSDTDTEVIVQLIEFFATELPTKEAFKKTLSLLHGSYAICLIDQTDTETLYAAKNKSPLLIGKGENFNVIASDAMAVLKETDEFVEIMDKEIVIVTKDGFTLETLEGEEITRASYKAELDASDIEKGTYPHYMLKEIDEQPAVTRKIIQAYQNEAGEINVDKTIIDEILSSDRIHIVACGTSYHAGLVGKNLIEKMAKIPVEVHVSSEFAYNLPLMSKKPLFIFITQSGETADSRQCLVKVKELGYRTLTLTNVPGSTLDREADHSMYLYAGPEIAVASTKAYTAQISVLAVLAVSLGREIGDEEALNMNLAAELGIVATAMEAMVSSKEVIEHIAGEYLATSRNAFFLGRNIDYFVAMEAALKLKEISYIQAEGFASGELKHGTIALIEDGTPVLTLITQESINWNIRGNVNEVLARGAKTCVFAMENVAQPGDRFVIPQVHPLLTPLASVIPCQLLAYYAALHRDCDVDKPRNLAKSVTVE
- a CDS encoding FAD synthetase family protein, whose translation is MEVSHVTLAPNKDSRPAVLTIGKFDGVHIGHQSILNTALSIKKENEILTAISFSPHPLWALKQIDIYREMLTPRMEKERWLAHYGVDHLIETAFTPRYAETTPEEFVKDHLTNLNLSHIVVGSEFNFGKGRDSDVDLLRDLCKPYDIGVTSVPVIETNQTKISSTNIRAFIRCGHFQEAEELLGHPWYITGTVKNGEMIDLEDYVLPATGTYQTDSGIVNVTNHRTIEVELSDGLQQLHMKNELS
- a CDS encoding DUF6530 family protein — its product is MKIPTTLKHKPVIVVENYEEVDGKNAYHSDAKGLSLGLAQWNDRGKVDISAKVWRHTGDKWSRQSEELPLHRVLDLAILIARTKVHFKDAYRLPHFYDKENPTLDRIGLQGDALTIAVCEDNEYIDEDMQLFEQALKNDDELLSERLKTLSKLLQEAGY
- a CDS encoding GIY-YIG nuclease family protein; this translates as MNKDNRKELIRAYKEKAPDAGVYRFISTKSGKYLIDNTMDLKGIANKLAFGIKIGAGNMLPPEMAKEAREHGIDTIQFEILEKVDVKPEMTKEDIKEENDVLLSLWLEREDI